One window of Sphingobacteriales bacterium genomic DNA carries:
- a CDS encoding rhomboid family intramembrane serine protease, whose translation MTTTVNPIQNEKQQVINSLKIPVYAVLVLWLIKIAEVVFNFSLSSLGIYPRTIRGIAGIITAPLIHGGARGNDILGDFSHIFSNTMPLIVLGFIVLYSYRQIAAKLISIIWLGSGMMVWLAGRASYHIGASMLIYGLAFFVFFSGVFRKDTRSIALASIVVLFYGSMVWGLLPLERGVSWEGHIAGAIMGIATAYLYRGVNPRKRYDWEIEEEQLKKQPVETNLEDPFWVPKPIQTNRYTSDNILNWEVNYHLLESKKTDEPPKSE comes from the coding sequence ATGACAACAACAGTTAATCCTATTCAAAATGAAAAGCAGCAGGTTATTAACAGCCTGAAGATTCCGGTTTATGCGGTTTTGGTACTTTGGTTGATTAAAATTGCGGAGGTTGTTTTTAATTTTAGTCTGAGCAGTTTGGGTATTTACCCAAGGACAATCCGGGGGATTGCCGGCATTATCACGGCTCCTTTGATTCATGGAGGGGCAAGAGGTAATGATATTTTAGGAGACTTTTCCCATATTTTTTCCAATACGATGCCTTTAATTGTTTTGGGATTCATTGTTTTATATTCTTACAGGCAGATTGCGGCAAAGCTGATTTCAATAATCTGGTTAGGCAGTGGAATGATGGTTTGGCTGGCAGGCAGAGCATCTTATCATATCGGCGCAAGTATGTTAATTTATGGGCTGGCATTTTTTGTGTTTTTTAGCGGCGTGTTTCGAAAAGATACGCGATCCATAGCATTAGCGTCCATCGTTGTTCTTTTTTATGGCAGTATGGTTTGGGGATTGCTTCCGTTGGAAAGAGGGGTTTCGTGGGAAGGACATATTGCAGGGGCAATTATGGGAATTGCAACAGCGTATCTGTACAGAGGGGTAAATCCGCGCAAAAGGTATGATTGGGAAATTGAAGAAGAGCAGTTAAAAAAACAACCTGTTGAAACTAATCTGGAAGACCCGTTTTGGGTGCCCAAGCCAATTCAAACAAACCGGTACACGTCAGATAATATTTTAAACTGGGAGGTAAATTACCATTTGTTGGAGAGTAAGAAAACGGACGAGCCGCCCAAAAGCGAGTAA
- a CDS encoding DinB family protein, producing MKKSDIKKMPAYFDRYIYLTDDVSYSEALQISLQELETAPKDKWIALGEKVYAVGKWTVKDILRHLIDTERVFAYRITAIARGDKQQMTPFDEEAYAENTTANSRTVEDLLAELILVRKGTISMFQFLTPDMLHQTGNGFNGMQYCPLSLGFMLAGHQRWHFKVLEERYYGLLS from the coding sequence ATGAAGAAGTCAGACATCAAAAAAATGCCCGCATATTTTGACCGGTATATCTACCTGACGGATGATGTATCCTATTCCGAAGCCCTTCAAATCAGCTTACAAGAATTGGAAACTGCCCCCAAAGACAAATGGATTGCTTTAGGCGAAAAAGTTTATGCCGTTGGTAAATGGACGGTGAAAGATATTTTGCGGCATCTGATTGATACAGAAAGAGTGTTTGCCTATCGAATCACAGCAATAGCCCGTGGAGACAAACAACAAATGACACCTTTTGACGAGGAGGCTTATGCCGAAAATACAACAGCAAACAGCAGAACGGTGGAGGATTTGTTAGCCGAATTGATTCTTGTTCGCAAAGGGACTATCTCGATGTTTCAATTTTTAACCCCTGACATGTTACATCAAACCGGCAACGGATTTAACGGAATGCAGTATTGCCCGCTTTCATTAGGCTTCATGTTGGCCGGACATCAGCGTTGGCATTTTAAGGTATTGGAAGAAAGATATTACGGACTTTTGAGTTAG
- a CDS encoding SPFH domain-containing protein: MSLFNKLTGEFIDIIEWLDPTQNTMVYRFERHNNEIKNGAKLTVRETQVAVFVDQGRIADVFSPGMFTLNTENLPVLSTLRGWKYGFESPFKAEVYFINTKNFTDLKWGTKNPVIIRDPEFGPMRLRAFGTYAVRVTDAAKFIEEIVGTAGHFTVEDITEQLRNIIVARFTQTLGESKIPILDLAANYDEMSKFIQGRIAPEFEDYGIGLTKLLIENVSLPPEVEQALDKRSSMGIIGDLSKYMQFQTAEAIEKAAENTSGGANEGIGLGMGLGMVNQMMSQMNDKKETVKETSENVTPPKLPEQLQVFVAQNNQQTGPFNEAELKNLIQTGVLTKQTLVWKAGISNWVAAESLAEVSVLFNAVPPPIPPAI; the protein is encoded by the coding sequence ATGTCCCTATTTAACAAACTGACCGGCGAATTTATAGATATCATAGAATGGTTAGACCCCACTCAAAACACGATGGTCTATCGGTTTGAACGTCATAACAATGAAATCAAAAACGGTGCAAAACTTACAGTCAGAGAAACACAAGTTGCTGTTTTTGTTGATCAGGGTCGAATTGCCGATGTTTTTTCGCCGGGTATGTTTACCCTCAACACCGAAAATCTTCCTGTTTTATCCACCCTCAGAGGTTGGAAATATGGATTTGAAAGCCCATTTAAAGCAGAGGTATATTTTATCAACACCAAAAATTTTACCGATTTAAAATGGGGCACCAAAAATCCGGTCATTATCCGCGATCCGGAATTTGGACCAATGCGTTTAAGGGCGTTTGGCACTTATGCAGTCAGAGTTACCGATGCTGCCAAATTTATTGAAGAAATTGTAGGTACAGCCGGACATTTTACCGTAGAAGACATTACTGAACAATTGCGTAATATCATTGTTGCCCGATTTACCCAAACGCTTGGTGAAAGCAAAATCCCTATTTTGGATTTAGCAGCAAACTATGACGAAATGTCAAAATTCATTCAAGGCAGGATTGCACCTGAATTTGAAGATTATGGCATTGGATTGACCAAATTGCTGATTGAAAATGTATCATTGCCTCCCGAAGTTGAACAGGCATTAGACAAACGCAGCAGCATGGGCATCATCGGCGATTTGAGCAAATATATGCAGTTTCAGACAGCAGAAGCCATTGAAAAAGCCGCTGAAAACACATCAGGCGGAGCTAATGAAGGCATTGGTTTGGGGATGGGGCTTGGAATGGTCAATCAGATGATGTCACAGATGAACGACAAGAAAGAAACGGTTAAAGAAACTTCCGAAAATGTTACTCCTCCAAAATTGCCGGAACAATTGCAGGTTTTTGTCGCACAAAACAACCAACAAACCGGCCCGTTTAACGAAGCAGAACTCAAGAATTTGATTCAAACCGGAGTATTGACCAAACAAACTCTTGTTTGGAAAGCCGGAATCAGTAATTGGGTAGCCGCCGAAAGTTTGGCCGAGGTAAGTGTTTTGTTTAATGCTGTTCCTCCACCGATACCCCCTGCCATCTAA
- a CDS encoding DUF2279 domain-containing protein has protein sequence MQFFSENRILHTIMSVFGFVSGKQTGYGLLLTLILSVSSFSGWAQNHQSDSVNHHQRLPFFATAPKPNPVRITGLSSAIVLSYSAAMIGLNKAWYAQYPRSAFHFFNDNGEWNQIDKIGHSWTAYSESLYAIKLYRWSGVSEKKAVWIGGTCGFVFQMGIEVLDGFSEKWGASSGDIIANTAGSAFVISQELIWKEQKVRLKFSSSQVSYRHYPPEVQERIEQLYGNSFREKLLKDYNGQSYWLSFSPLLFSPNRETRFPDWLNIAIGYGADGLLGGFENKWTDEDGNTHDFSHISRKRTYYLSADINLSRIKTRSKLLKTIFEAVNVLKIPAPAISLSNSGDFKAYWLYW, from the coding sequence TTGCAGTTTTTTTCTGAAAATCGTATCCTTCATACTATAATGTCTGTTTTCGGTTTTGTTTCCGGTAAACAGACAGGATATGGGTTGCTTTTAACCTTAATTTTGTCGGTTTCCTCTTTTTCAGGTTGGGCACAAAACCATCAAAGTGATTCGGTAAATCACCATCAACGACTGCCCTTTTTTGCAACAGCCCCAAAACCAAATCCGGTCAGAATTACCGGGCTGAGTTCTGCAATAGTGCTCTCTTATTCGGCAGCTATGATTGGCTTAAACAAAGCATGGTATGCTCAATATCCACGTTCCGCGTTTCATTTTTTTAATGATAACGGCGAGTGGAATCAAATAGATAAAATAGGACATAGTTGGACAGCTTACTCCGAAAGTTTGTATGCCATTAAGCTCTATCGCTGGTCAGGCGTTTCAGAGAAAAAAGCAGTTTGGATTGGAGGTACCTGTGGATTTGTTTTTCAGATGGGAATTGAAGTTTTAGACGGGTTTTCCGAAAAATGGGGAGCTTCTTCCGGAGATATCATCGCAAATACCGCCGGCTCAGCATTCGTAATATCACAGGAACTGATTTGGAAGGAACAAAAAGTGAGGTTAAAATTTTCATCTTCACAAGTCAGTTATCGCCATTATCCCCCCGAAGTTCAGGAACGAATTGAACAACTTTATGGCAATTCTTTCCGGGAAAAACTCCTGAAAGACTATAATGGTCAGAGTTATTGGCTTTCGTTCAGCCCATTGTTGTTTTCCCCCAATCGCGAAACCCGTTTTCCTGATTGGCTGAATATTGCAATAGGATATGGAGCAGATGGTTTGTTGGGAGGTTTTGAAAACAAATGGACTGACGAGGATGGCAATACGCACGATTTCAGCCATATTTCCCGCAAAAGGACCTATTACCTTTCTGCAGATATCAATCTGAGCCGTATTAAAACCCGTTCCAAACTACTTAAAACCATTTTTGAAGCAGTTAATGTGTTGAAAATTCCTGCCCCTGCAATTTCTCTGAGTAATTCGGGCGATTTTAAAGCATACTGGCTGTATTGGTAA
- a CDS encoding NADAR family protein, protein MKYSMKWIISQYEKGKKLKYIFFWGHKPTCDADDLGKFSLSQWYDSPFTVKKQVYPTAEHWMMAEKALLFKDYEMHQAILTAKSPGEVKELGRRVKGFDIKIWESNRFDIVKTGNKHKFSQNPDLLSYLLATKDRVLVEASPFDTIWGIGLRATYKHIENPTTWLGLNLLGFALMEVRDFLLKRTERSKSAIVKL, encoded by the coding sequence ATGAAATACTCAATGAAATGGATAATCAGTCAATATGAAAAAGGTAAAAAACTCAAGTATATCTTCTTTTGGGGGCATAAACCCACCTGCGATGCCGACGATTTAGGGAAGTTTAGCTTAAGTCAATGGTATGATTCTCCGTTTACCGTTAAAAAACAAGTTTACCCGACTGCCGAACATTGGATGATGGCAGAAAAAGCCCTGCTGTTTAAAGATTACGAAATGCACCAGGCTATTTTAACGGCAAAATCACCGGGTGAGGTGAAAGAATTAGGACGAAGAGTGAAGGGATTCGATATAAAAATATGGGAATCTAACCGATTCGACATCGTAAAAACAGGCAACAAACATAAGTTCTCACAAAATCCCGACCTGCTCAGCTATTTACTTGCAACAAAAGACCGGGTTTTGGTTGAAGCCAGCCCTTTTGATACGATTTGGGGAATTGGATTAAGGGCAACCTATAAACACATTGAAAACCCGACAACCTGGTTAGGTTTAAACCTGCTTGGTTTTGCCCTGATGGAAGTGAGAGATTTTTTACTAAAAAGAACCGAGAGGTCTAAATCTGCAATTGTTAAACTTTAG
- a CDS encoding LysE family transporter, which translates to MMPFVEGFGIGLLLMFIVGPVFFTLLHTALSKGLFVGYWLATGIFISDILCVLIGVFGASEILKNPDNGFYLGLLGGFLLLFFGTNYLIKPPAPSSVQSGNPNNSKYYLAFTKGFAVNFLNPTVFVIWLSIIGNASGKYGFGGKLAFYLSGTLSAIFMTDMLKVTFAAKLSRILNKKWLLRFFRLVGLLLIFFGLRLLYHTLFSKTA; encoded by the coding sequence ATGATGCCTTTTGTCGAAGGTTTTGGTATAGGGCTGCTTCTTATGTTTATTGTTGGACCGGTATTTTTTACCTTGCTTCATACAGCCCTGTCAAAAGGGCTATTCGTGGGCTATTGGTTAGCAACAGGTATTTTTATCAGCGATATTTTATGTGTTTTGATTGGTGTTTTTGGTGCCTCAGAAATTCTGAAAAATCCGGACAATGGTTTTTACCTCGGTCTATTGGGCGGTTTTTTGCTTTTGTTTTTTGGAACAAATTACTTGATAAAGCCCCCTGCCCCATCATCTGTTCAGTCCGGTAATCCCAACAACTCCAAATACTATCTGGCTTTTACCAAAGGATTTGCGGTAAATTTTCTAAACCCCACCGTATTTGTTATCTGGCTGAGTATTATCGGAAATGCAAGCGGGAAATATGGTTTTGGGGGTAAATTGGCTTTTTATTTGTCCGGAACTTTGTCGGCCATTTTTATGACCGATATGCTGAAAGTAACTTTTGCGGCTAAACTTTCCCGCATTTTAAACAAAAAATGGCTCCTCCGTTTTTTCCGCTTGGTTGGTTTGCTCCTTATTTTCTTCGGATTACGCCTTCTGTATCATACGCTTTTTTCAAAAACTGCTTAA
- a CDS encoding Rpn family recombination-promoting nuclease/putative transposase, with the protein MNEFRERYVNPFTDFGFKKLFGEEPNKDLLLDFLNELLREQVGKIKELTYLKTEYLGAGVTDRRAIFDLYCENERGEKFIVELQKSKQNFFKDRTLYYATFPIQEQAKRADWNYELKAVYTVAILDFVFEEDKAERNKYRYDVKLTDIETCKVFYDKLTFIYLEMPKFDKQVEELDTRFEKWLYVLKNLNRLERVPDRLRERIFERLFEVAEVAKFTREELQSYEDSLKYYRDLKNSLDTAFDEGKEQGREEGKIEGLIEGKIEGKKEGLREVIRKGTGAGVDVKTLANLTGLSEDEVSRIIKEG; encoded by the coding sequence ATGAACGAATTTAGAGAAAGATACGTCAACCCTTTCACCGACTTTGGGTTCAAAAAGTTGTTTGGAGAAGAACCCAACAAGGACTTGCTGTTGGATTTTCTGAATGAGTTGTTGCGTGAACAAGTAGGCAAAATAAAGGAACTGACCTACCTAAAAACGGAATACCTCGGTGCAGGCGTAACAGACCGAAGGGCTATTTTTGATCTGTATTGCGAGAACGAACGAGGTGAAAAGTTCATCGTTGAGCTACAAAAATCGAAGCAGAATTTCTTCAAAGACAGGACTTTGTACTATGCCACCTTCCCTATACAAGAGCAAGCCAAACGAGCAGATTGGAACTATGAGTTAAAGGCGGTTTATACAGTGGCAATATTAGATTTTGTATTTGAGGAGGATAAGGCAGAACGTAACAAATACCGCTACGATGTAAAACTGACAGACATAGAAACCTGCAAAGTGTTCTATGACAAGTTGACGTTTATCTACTTAGAGATGCCAAAATTCGATAAGCAGGTAGAAGAGTTAGACACTCGATTTGAGAAATGGCTATATGTGCTAAAAAACTTAAACCGTTTGGAAAGAGTTCCCGACCGATTGCGGGAGCGGATCTTTGAGCGACTGTTTGAGGTGGCGGAAGTCGCCAAATTCACGAGAGAGGAGTTGCAGTCTTATGAAGACAGTTTGAAGTATTATCGCGATTTGAAAAACTCATTAGATACGGCATTTGATGAAGGAAAGGAGCAAGGCCGAGAGGAAGGAAAGATAGAAGGATTAATTGAAGGAAAGATAGAAGGAAAGAAAGAAGGGTTAAGAGAAGTGATTAGGAAAGGTACGGGAGCAGGAGTAGATGTGAAAACATTAGCAAATCTGACCGGATTATCAGAAGATGAAGTGAGCCGGATCATCAAAGAGGGCTAA
- a CDS encoding bifunctional UDP-N-acetylmuramoyl-tripeptide:D-alanyl-D-alanine ligase/alanine racemase: protein MFSLETIKEITGAEWIQKINNPQIKHLITDSRKVAFEEDALFFALQGSTYNGNDFIGELYNKGVRNFVVSIPVELEFYPESNFLFSENPLLALQQIASRHRQNFKLPVTGITGSNGKTVVKEWLYQLLWQDFQIVRSPKSYNSQLGVPLSVWQIDQTHTLAIFEAGISQPNEMQNLQKIIKPDIGILTNIGQAHNEGFTSLNQKVTEKLSLFSESDFLIYCADYPVIEDAITLLKSNPLNQGLYHFSQLAWTCAETSDNSDENAHIVLRLKVEFHSSHTNIRAWYKKGTPFSFQVPFTDEASVENAIHCLMMMLHLNVPLDKIVGRMGNLVPVEMRLELRAGINRSSLINDAYNSDIHSLSIALDFLQKQHQHQTKTLILSDILETGEQPEMLYQKVAKLLAQKKINRFIGIGQTLSSMRSLFSQFNAGFYPTTPDFLRRIPSFSNEAILIKGARPFAFEKIVQVLSAKAHNTTLEINLNAIAHNLKVYQSLLKPDTKIMVMVKSLSYGSGGHEIANVLQQNKADYLAVAYTDEGVALREAGITLPVMVMSPNADSFNALVRHQLEPELFSLSHLAQFAAYLYHTPVQVNFPYPIHLKLDTGMHRLGFEESDLPDLLKLLEKNPQLKIVSVFTHLAASDNPEHDYFTNQQINLFSKIADLVQEQTKHKFLRHVLNSSGITRFPDEVQMDMVRLGIGLYGIDNTKHIQTQLQNVSTLKTHISQLKRLQPNQTVGYNRKGKVNRPSVIATLPIGYADGLNRHLSNGVGQMMVNQQLAPIIGNICMDMTMLDVTAIKQVKEGDEVIVFGESLPVQNIANRLNTIPYEILTGISNRVKRIYFQE from the coding sequence ATGTTTTCACTCGAAACAATCAAGGAAATTACCGGTGCTGAATGGATTCAAAAAATCAATAATCCCCAAATTAAACACCTGATCACCGACAGCAGGAAAGTTGCTTTTGAAGAGGATGCTCTATTTTTTGCACTTCAGGGCAGTACCTATAACGGAAACGATTTTATCGGGGAACTGTATAACAAAGGGGTGCGGAATTTTGTAGTCAGTATTCCGGTTGAGTTAGAATTTTATCCCGAATCCAATTTTCTTTTTTCAGAAAATCCACTTCTTGCCCTTCAGCAGATAGCCTCACGACATCGTCAAAACTTTAAACTTCCTGTAACAGGGATTACCGGAAGTAATGGCAAAACGGTGGTAAAAGAATGGCTGTATCAACTGCTTTGGCAGGATTTTCAAATTGTCAGAAGCCCGAAAAGCTACAATTCGCAGTTAGGCGTTCCTCTTTCTGTTTGGCAGATAGACCAAACACATACGCTTGCTATTTTTGAGGCAGGCATTTCACAACCTAATGAAATGCAGAATCTTCAAAAAATCATCAAACCTGATATCGGAATTTTAACCAATATAGGGCAGGCACATAACGAAGGATTCACTTCTTTAAACCAAAAAGTAACCGAAAAACTTTCTTTGTTTTCAGAATCTGATTTCCTGATCTATTGTGCCGATTACCCTGTTATTGAGGATGCTATTACCCTTCTGAAATCCAACCCTTTAAATCAAGGGTTGTACCATTTTTCTCAACTTGCCTGGACTTGCGCAGAAACCTCTGATAATTCAGATGAAAACGCTCATATTGTTTTAAGACTAAAGGTTGAGTTTCATTCTTCTCACACAAATATCAGGGCATGGTATAAAAAAGGGACACCGTTTAGTTTTCAGGTACCATTTACTGACGAGGCATCTGTCGAAAATGCCATCCATTGTTTGATGATGATGCTTCATTTAAATGTTCCTTTAGATAAAATTGTGGGGAGAATGGGAAACTTAGTTCCTGTTGAGATGAGGCTTGAACTAAGGGCAGGGATAAACAGATCGTCACTTATCAATGATGCCTACAACTCCGATATTCACTCCCTTTCAATAGCACTCGATTTTTTGCAAAAACAACATCAGCATCAGACCAAAACCCTGATACTTTCCGATATTCTGGAAACCGGAGAACAACCGGAAATGCTTTACCAAAAAGTGGCAAAACTGCTGGCTCAAAAAAAAATTAACCGATTTATAGGTATTGGACAAACATTGTCTTCCATGAGGTCGCTTTTTTCTCAGTTTAATGCCGGTTTTTACCCCACGACTCCCGACTTTTTACGAAGAATCCCCTCTTTTTCCAACGAAGCAATTTTAATTAAAGGCGCTCGTCCTTTTGCCTTTGAAAAAATAGTACAGGTGCTTTCTGCCAAAGCCCATAATACGACCCTTGAGATAAACCTGAATGCTATTGCACATAACCTGAAAGTATATCAATCGTTGTTGAAACCGGACACCAAAATCATGGTGATGGTAAAATCACTGTCTTATGGAAGTGGAGGGCATGAGATTGCCAATGTTTTACAACAAAACAAAGCAGATTATCTTGCTGTAGCTTATACAGACGAAGGAGTAGCACTCAGAGAGGCGGGAATTACCTTACCTGTAATGGTTATGAGTCCAAATGCTGACAGTTTCAACGCTCTGGTACGTCATCAACTTGAGCCGGAGTTGTTCAGTCTTTCTCACCTTGCTCAATTTGCTGCCTATCTTTACCATACTCCTGTTCAGGTAAACTTTCCTTATCCCATTCATTTGAAATTAGATACCGGAATGCACCGGCTTGGTTTTGAAGAAAGCGATTTACCGGATTTGCTGAAACTGCTTGAAAAGAACCCGCAACTTAAAATTGTTTCTGTTTTTACACATCTCGCAGCATCCGACAATCCGGAACACGACTATTTTACCAATCAACAAATCAATTTATTCAGTAAAATTGCGGATTTGGTGCAAGAACAGACCAAGCACAAATTTTTGCGGCATGTTTTAAACAGCAGTGGAATCACCCGATTTCCCGACGAAGTTCAAATGGATATGGTAAGACTTGGAATTGGTTTGTATGGAATAGACAATACTAAACATATTCAAACACAACTTCAGAATGTCAGCACCCTCAAAACCCATATTTCTCAGCTAAAAAGACTTCAACCCAATCAAACCGTAGGGTATAACCGGAAAGGAAAGGTTAATCGTCCTTCAGTTATAGCTACCCTTCCGATTGGTTATGCAGATGGCCTTAACCGGCATCTTAGCAATGGAGTTGGGCAAATGATGGTCAATCAACAACTTGCACCTATTATCGGAAATATCTGTATGGATATGACAATGCTTGATGTAACAGCGATAAAACAGGTTAAAGAAGGCGATGAGGTGATTGTTTTTGGGGAAAGTCTGCCTGTTCAAAACATCGCAAACCGTTTGAACACTATTCCCTATGAAATTTTAACCGGCATTTCGAACCGTGTAAAACGCATTTATTTTCAGGAATGA
- a CDS encoding DUF1572 domain-containing protein, with protein sequence MQRNLTLASRLREVFLNGHWIANTNYKEQIQSINWQQASQKVENLNTIAALIYHVNYYTAGLLSAFETGRLEISDKYSWDFPAITSETEWDQLVFEFLTNSEKFADKIEEMDDKIFDQPFIDERYGTYLRNIEGVIEHSYYHLGQISLIKKILTQSKS encoded by the coding sequence ATGCAAAGAAACTTAACTTTAGCAAGCCGTCTTCGGGAAGTGTTTCTGAATGGCCATTGGATTGCAAACACAAATTATAAAGAGCAGATACAAAGCATTAATTGGCAACAGGCATCTCAAAAAGTTGAAAACTTAAACACTATAGCAGCACTGATCTATCATGTCAACTATTATACGGCAGGTCTTTTAAGTGCTTTTGAAACCGGGAGACTTGAAATTAGTGATAAATACAGTTGGGATTTTCCGGCTATTACTTCTGAAACTGAATGGGATCAATTGGTATTTGAGTTTCTGACGAATTCTGAAAAGTTCGCAGACAAAATTGAAGAAATGGACGACAAAATTTTTGACCAACCCTTTATAGACGAAAGATACGGCACCTATCTGAGGAATATTGAAGGAGTTATTGAGCATAGTTATTACCATTTGGGGCAAATTTCATTGATTAAAAAAATACTCACTCAAAGTAAATCGTAA
- a CDS encoding D-glycero-beta-D-manno-heptose-7-phosphate kinase: protein MSEQNSISHIFESFQHLRVMVVGDVMLDHYIFGHVTRISPEAPIPVVEVFKRENRLGGAANVALNLKELGAKVFLLSVVGDDPDGYTFKETLHHHGINSQMIVLDQERKTTVKNRIISRNQQMLRYDVEQKDPLEENTELLLIDNIIDVIYAENPQVVVLQDYNKGVLTPKLIANIIHNCKQAKIPVVVDPKYDNFFEYRGCTLIKPNLTEAINALEIDINPAKIETLVAADSQLRSILQNDYTVITLSSKGIFVATPDDHEICPAYQRNITDVSGAGDTVLSILALGIALELDIFATVELANIAAGLVCEQVGVVPVEKERLFKEASALLSE, encoded by the coding sequence ATGTCAGAACAAAATTCGATTTCACATATTTTTGAATCATTTCAGCATTTACGAGTAATGGTTGTTGGCGATGTTATGCTCGACCATTATATTTTTGGTCATGTAACCCGTATCTCTCCGGAAGCCCCAATACCTGTTGTTGAAGTGTTTAAACGGGAAAACCGTCTTGGCGGAGCTGCAAATGTAGCCCTTAACCTGAAAGAATTGGGTGCAAAGGTGTTTTTGTTGTCTGTTGTCGGTGACGATCCGGATGGATATACCTTCAAGGAAACACTACACCATCATGGCATCAATTCACAGATGATTGTATTGGATCAGGAACGAAAAACAACGGTAAAAAACCGCATTATCAGCCGCAATCAACAAATGTTGCGCTATGATGTGGAACAAAAAGACCCTTTGGAAGAAAATACAGAGTTATTGTTAATTGACAATATCATAGATGTAATTTATGCTGAAAATCCGCAGGTAGTTGTTTTACAGGATTACAACAAAGGAGTGCTTACTCCTAAGCTGATTGCCAATATAATTCACAATTGCAAGCAGGCTAAAATTCCGGTGGTGGTTGATCCTAAATATGACAACTTTTTTGAGTACCGGGGCTGTACTTTGATAAAACCCAATCTTACAGAAGCCATCAACGCCTTGGAGATTGACATTAACCCGGCTAAAATTGAAACATTAGTTGCTGCAGATAGTCAGTTAAGAAGCATTCTTCAAAACGATTATACGGTTATTACCCTGTCATCTAAGGGTATTTTTGTGGCAACTCCCGACGATCACGAAATCTGCCCCGCTTACCAACGAAACATAACGGATGTTTCCGGAGCGGGTGATACTGTTTTAAGTATTCTTGCGCTTGGCATCGCTTTGGAATTAGATATTTTTGCGACCGTAGAGTTGGCCAATATTGCTGCCGGATTGGTTTGCGAACAAGTTGGTGTCGTTCCTGTTGAAAAAGAACGGTTATTTAAGGAAGCCAGTGCTTTATTGAGCGAATAA
- a CDS encoding DUF559 domain-containing protein codes for MYFIADFYCHQASLVVEIDGSIHQIKEQYQYDVARTAELEQLGIKVIALQMKRL; via the coding sequence TTGTATTTTATTGCCGACTTTTATTGCCATCAGGCAAGTTTGGTTGTTGAAATTGACGGTTCTATCCACCAAATTAAAGAACAGTACCAATACGATGTTGCTCGAACTGCAGAACTGGAACAACTCGGAATTAAAGTCATAGCTTTACAAATGAAGCGGTTATAG